The DNA window AGGTGAGGGGGTCACCTAAACACAGCTGTGAAAATCCACTTAAATGCAGAATCTTTATTCATGAAGACAGAATATACAGACATGTTCTGCTAAATGTAATAGTTCTCTGCCATTTGAAGGTAACAGGTCTTATTTATTCAGTAAATAAATCGGCCTTACCTTGTCTTGCAGTGTACTCATTGTCCTCTATTAACCTTGCTAAACCAAAGTCTGCTATTTTACACACAAGATTGTCTCCTACAAGAATGTTAGCTGCCCGGAGATCCCTGTGGATGTAGTTCATCCTTTCAATGTAAGCCATGCCATCAGCAATCTTAAAAGGAAAGTGTTATTAAAGGTTATTTTTCATGATGTTATGCATTTCTCCCAAGAATTAAGCTGTACCCCCTTATTTTAGCTTCATTCTCACTGTATAAGCATAGGAAATATAGCTTAGTAAGAGCTTGTGCCAGCACTGATTAGAGTGTGTCCAGCTATACAGTATCTGCTAATTGTGAACTagactgtttcttttttgacaCATTACAAACCTACAACAGAAGGTGTAAGACAGAGCAGCATAAAATAGCCAGAGCATTCAATATTTATGTTTAGTTGATATCTCTTCTCTAAGCACAACATAGAGTTTTCTTAGTACCTGAGCAGCCATGTCGACCAGCTGTGGGAGTTTTAAgtatttcccttccccttctttaaGGAAGTCTAGCAAGCTGCCTGTAACAGATGACAcatgggggggggaaggaaaaaaccaaaaaattaacTTGACCTGAAAACACAAATGAGATTTATTTCCTAGACATTATGATTGACACATTCATCTCATGaaatctgtatttgaaaatCCATCATTTACCAGAATACATAACTCAACGACCGTGCCTGAAGTTACCTTTGCGCTGATAACTAGTTAGAGCAGTTTTATCCAAGTATTTTGGAATCCACTTCAATAATTCAGCTAACTAATAAAACAGGCTGCTGCTTGATGATTATACAGAAATACATTAGAATTTTTCCAGTGTTGCTGGTATCAATGCTCTTCCTAGCTGGACTTCCTTCCACAGTGAGATTTACaattacagaacaaaaaacctCTATCCCTTAAATTTTTCTGCCAGTCCCAATTATATACTAGAGAAACTATCCTGAAAttgttgcttttattctgttgcttttcttccttacggaggaaaacaaaactatcTTTAATTCTTTATAGTAtattattttctcccatttatATAATGCAATTGTACCCAGAACATTACAACATAAGCAGTATCTGAAATCAGTTCCAAGGACCTGTGCTTCTTTGTAGACAGCAATCTTTATGTGTGCAGTATAGCTCTGTCTCTGACACAACAGCTTTCTCTACAGGTGCTATTATGCCATAAGATATAGGAACATGACCTTTTTCTAAGAAACTGGTGAAGACTGATAACCAATCAGTCTTGTCACAGTCAAAATTACAACAACAAAATTACAAGTGTGGTGATGGTGGGGAAAGAAACCACTCAATTGTGTATCCTGCAGTGGATTCATAGCAGTAACCATGAATTAAGATTCCTCCAACATGACTTTAGtgatttgctgtatttttgtattgAAAGCAAAAATGTGGCAGGGCAGacccacactgctgctgctgtttgctgtgtgtgtttttattgGTTAATGAGCTCAAAGGACCAAAAAGGGACAAAGATTTCACACTGATCTCTAGTAACCTgtccacactgaaaaaaaaaatagggtaCTCTGCAGTCCTTATCCACCTCTTTTCCTTGTAAAaggataaatataaatataaaaaaattgttctaCTAGCTTTCAAGTATGAACCACCAAAAAAGCTTTATGGGTTTTTTGTAAAATGTGAGAAGTTTGTCAAATGAAAACAGTGAACAGAAACTTCCAATGGCATTTTGAATCCATAATTTAGACAAATGTACAAGTATTTTTCCAATTCATTAATAAATACTGCTTTTGCAAGGTAACCAGTTCTGGTATTAAACCTTGCTTTTCCTTAGACAGACagttataaatatttgttttcctgattgCCTTTTTAAAACCTGATTTTTGAACAATGAAAGCAGATTTTGCATGGCAGCTTTAGATCTGACAGAGATACTGTCTAGTGTTATTTGGGAATAACAACAATGCAGAAGGaattttttagattttctaTTCCCATCTACCTTTTCAAACGTACAGCCCTTTAAAAACCCcatcaaaacaggaaaaaacgAAAAACACATATGTATGGCACAGTACTGAACACAACTAGCCACTCTCTTGGACTTAAACATCGCTTTTGTATCTTACGAGGATAGCAAAATTTCTCCGTGAGTTGAACAGAAGtctgcattttataaaaaatggaaaaattgaCTTGAAAATCTGCTGCTTCTTAACACTAATATCCTTATGATGTTTATTTCTACATTTGGCCTAAATCTCTAAATCTGTGTTTCAgctgcagggggagggggaaatgatATAGAGCAAGGGAAGAAGGATGAAAGACTGAACACAAGGAGATAAAGGAGGgagtctgggaaaaaaaccctcaacctttttaaaatttactattacactgctggaaaagaaacactaaaaaaatccGAAAGCCCAGTGTACTCTGTTGTGAGCATAACTTGTCTGCAGGCATAATGATATGATGATATAATTACATTCCCAGCTATACCATCCAATTTAAATGTGACAGGCAGTATACacaaaaatgaggagaaaaaaccccccaatCTTGTACTTGGAAGATTACCAAGGGTGACACAGATGTGCAGAAAAAATCATGCAACCACCCACGATCTAAATCAGAACTGCTTCAAGTAGGTCAAGCGTTactcattttaatttaatcaaaattaacACTTATACTCCAGTCAGCTTAAACCTAAcattaattaaacatttaatttactgCTGAGGTcttaaataatcttttaaacATGGTACCTCTAACTATTCTGTCACACACCTTTTGTCATGAATTCAGTGACGATGTAGATTGGTTCCTCAGAAACAACTGCATACAGTGGAACAAGTTTGTCGTGTCGTAATTTCTTCATGATCTGAGCCTCCTGCAGGAAAGCTTCTGGCATCATTGTACCAGGTTTTAGTGTCTTGATTGCTACTTTTGTGGTTCCATTCCATGTTCCTAAAGTAACAAATCAGGTTTTATTCTCCACTATAACACTGAAcagattttctgcttctgttttcttagCTAACAGAATAATTATAAATGAAACTATACTGAATATTAATTTTAGTGTTATATGCCTGATCATAACTGGtactttttcccttcatttcatTATGATATTACCTTTTCAGATCTTGATACTGATTTACCTAAAATACTATTAAAACATtcacaggaaaaactgaaaggTGTCACATTAAGCTCTTACCCATCCATACTTCACCAAAACATCCTTGGCCCAACTTAACTTCCAGCCTCAAGGATTCTCTAGGAATCTCCCAGGCATCTTTTGCTAGTCCCTGTGTTTGTGGTTTCACAGTGGGACACACAGTCGTTAGCTTATGACACAGCCCATCGGCAtgttctggaaaacagaaaaaataagctTCATAGTTAAGCAGGGGGTAAGACTGTAACGGAAGAAACATCTTAATGTTGATAAAAAGAACCAGTCCATTTACTGTTTGTtgaaatcaaaaagaaaattttatagttttggttttaaatataaGCTACATATGCAGTCCTTCTTCCTCACAATAGGCACAAGGCAGCATCGGAACACTGTAACTTGGGCTTACCTCTGTAGTGTTTCACCAACTTCTGTAGAGATTCAAATTGTGCTCTGGTTGTGATATAGTATCCACCATTGTCaagttttctgattttgtaGTGTTTCACATTATCACCTCTGACCTCATCCCAGTCACGTATGGAAAGGGAATAAGCACCTAGGAAACAAGTTACACCTGGTTCTTcaccaaaatttaaaaacatatttaacttATCCACACAAGTGTcattatacacacacatgtcCACAAACATACATGACATGTGACAGGCATAAAAATGTTCATTATGCCCACCTtggtgggggggaggagggaatggGAGAGAGAAATGATACACAGACATATACATACCTTTAGTGGTTTCACTCTCTCTGACTAAGAAAATACCACGCTGGTTCCCAGGATTTAAAAGTAGCCTTTCTGCATCCTTCCTGCCCATCTTACCAAAATACCACCtagaaaattttaaaggaaacttaTAAGTAAAAGCTTCCTATTCTTTGGTACTCATATAACAAAAGGTTTGGAAATCTCAAGCATTGACTGGACCACTAATACCCCAAAGCAGATACAGATCAACAGAAGTAACGACATCCATATGATCACAAGATTAAGATGACCTATTTCTATATGACTCTCATTTCTGTTGTTTGCAAAATACATGTAAAGAGGACTGTATCTGCAAATACTATGGTTTTCTGGTGGTTTGACAATGGACATCAACTGTACTTACATTGAAAGTAACACCCTCTTCTGGCTAAGTTTATAGGTCAGGCTGAATCAGACGACCCTCTTTGGCAGAACTCTCAAAACACTGCAACAGCTGAAACCACCTTCTCTAAGAACATAAAGCCTCTTCTCCCTAAGAGGCTTAATGTtagaaaacagtatttaatGCAAAGTGGGTGTGCGTAAATATCACTGGATCACAGGTGCATTCTGGTTGGAAGGGGCTCTTGGGAGGTCTCTGGTCCAGTCTCTTGCTGCAAGCAGGGTCAGCAGTGAAATCAGAGCTGGTTGCTCAGGATGTTATCCACTTCAGGTTTGAAAACCTCGAAGGACGAACTGCCaacctgggcaacctgtactCCTTCCTGGCTGTTCTCAGGATTAAAAGGTTTCTTATATCCAATTGGAAACACTTCTGTTTCAATTTCTGTTGCCTCCTGTCCTTCATTACCTCAGTATATGATTCTACTGATCATTTAGAAACACACCTATTATAGGTATCATTTACTTCTCTATGAGTAACACTCCATTTTGCTGAATCATCCTGATACTAAAAATTATGTAGATATCTTAAAAGACCTGCATTTTTTCTTGCCTTAAGTTCTTTCACAAAAGGAATTTCTTATATGCTCCCACAGTGTGCTCATCATGATGAATACATCGTGATGCACTGTCCTCAACCAGTGATAATTTTAAGGTCCGTCTTCATATGAACACCCAGACATTGAAAAAACACTTATTTCtaactacattttattttgattatgtGCCTCAGAAGACACAAAGTGATGCAAAGTGTAAATTTCAGACATTTCTATTTGTCCCCATCTTAGCATCAAGCAAATCTGGCTTCACGAGTGATGGGAAATAGTATTGGAGACTGCTGAAAAACAATGACTTTGTGGGTGAAATATCACTTTGCTGGCCTGTGAACAGAATGGCCTGTGCAATCTCTGGGGAATTTGAAACTTATTCTTACATTTTGTTGTATTTGCAGTTTGACTGTTTAAGCAGATGTGCAAAGCTAGAAATGGATAGGAGGGTGTGCATGCTTGAGACAATTTGGATGTAACCTATAATCTTACTGAGCCCTAGTTAGTGATTTCACATGAAAATGCCTCTTCCCCAGGCTACTACAACAATTTATAAACTATATTGTgaagtgctttttatttttaattacctaTGAAATAATGGCAGGGTTTCATTGTTGTTTTTATTGCcattaaacatttctattaTGGTGTAATTCAAAAGACACATGAATAAGATGGATCCTGTCACAAGTAGGATTTCTGATATAAATGGAATATATATCCTTCGGTCTTAGAAAGGGCTGCTTAAAGAAAATCCTAGCATCTTGGGGCTCTATATTACTTTTGCACTTGTAACTCCAATTGCAGTCACAAGATAAAACCTGTAAACACGATCAAAGCACAGGGCTAACCAACTCTAAAGCAAATGAACAGTATTCCAAATGCTGTGGTGATCTTTATTAAAATTAACACTGGTTCTTTAAAACAGTCAGTTTTAAAAAGCTTCCTTCCTTATTAATCACCCTTCACTCTCACCTCTAGTCATCACAAACCTATGACAAATCTCACCACTCTGTTCTGCCAATCTTTAGGAGCCACGGTTTCTTTGCAAAAGGCTATAATTTCCATTTTACCACCACCACTGTTGTGATGACACTATACTTTTAttgcataattaaaaaaaacccctcaacgtctaaaaaaaaaaaaattaagaaaaagataGTAATTTTAAACCCAGATGAAACTCAAGAGTGTAGAATAACACTGCAGCTTTGATGCAATCACTTTTTAATAGCAAAGAGCcaagtgacagcagcagcaacatgCTAAAATCTCAGCTTGAGATTCAGGAAACATCTTGAAAATCAGGCACTTTTCCCAGAAGTGCAGTAGCAAGCAGAGAAGTGCACAGATCACGTATCAGGGAACTGCTTATTGGCAGTACCATGCCTGTATATTGAAGCAAGAGCTGCAGAACTTTATATTTCTAGTACAACAAATACAATCCCTTGGAACAAGCATAACCTGAAACGGTACTCCAACTCACAGTTCCCACAGTCACTTTATGTGATTCTGTAAGCTCTCTGGGATCTTTGTTTGCAAATAAATGTAGAAAGTACTGGCACACAAAGCAATATAATCTTCCAAATTCATCTTAGGGTACCAAACAATTTTGTCACCAAAAAGTTATTATAGATTAATAGATTAGGAATAACTGTGAAACAAATGTTATTTTAGAATGTAAGATTAGGTGATACCAAGGATATAGGTGATGTTGAATCAGGGTTTGGCAAGCAAAAATAAGGATAAAAATGTAGAGTTGATGGTGTGTGAACTGTTCAACTAAATCCCATTCATTTTTGCTTTATGTGGTATGCAATGCATGTACTCCAATTCTTACCTCTGCTGCATTCTCCTATCATTTTTCCTTTAGCCCCAAGTACAGCAAACAGGCATAAAACATCTGCATGAGTGTCCACCTCACACTTACTAATAATTATACCTTTGACATAATCCAAGTAGCATTGCTATTCTTTAATTAGTAGTATTCTCCTACTTTATCCTAAAATGTTACATATACTGAATTAAAGGAATAGTATCACAGGGTACAAAGTGCAGAATGAATAATAAGAACGGATTGACAGGATACAAGTCTTACTCTTCTGCTTGAATGGAGTCTGCAGGAGCTACATAATTGCTTGGGATGTAGCCTGTTTTTCCTGTAGCAATGGATCTTGCTTCCCACCAGTCTCCTTCCCTGTAATAAAACATCAGTTACCTCTTCCACATATAAACAATGCATAATTCCCTGGCACCTGTAGTCACATACAAAAGGCAGGTAAATTTAGGTAacatgttattttaattatgaaGGCATCTAAACCATTTTGTACTGCAGTTACGTGCATGCTCTTATGTTCTAAGCAACATTAGTGCCTCTTAGcagaatttcatattttaaagatttggggctttttttttggttaggttgttttggttttttttaaatgtaaaaccaaaatgttttatgGCAGAGATGTGTAAATGAACTTCCCAGTTCTCTAGTCTTCATCTGCCTCTCCAGGTCGTTCTGCCTGTATGCTGACAGCAGTAAAGGACAGGAAGCCAGCTAATAAAATTAAGAGAACTGAACAAATGAAAACTGCTACATGTATGAATTAGAATTATTACAGCACCAAAAAGTTGTGTGTAAGGAAACCTCCAAAGCAGACAAATTACTTTCTCTTCACTAGACTTCTAGAAATCAGACTGTAATGCAGTAATCCTGTTGCAACTGAACATCAATCTACTCATAAACTATCTGCACATGAGTTTACTGTGGAGGCCAGCTAGATGCAATTCCATGTTGAGATGTCCCTGGTACAGGACACTCGCCTCTGGAATTTGCAGTGCGGAGGTGCCAACTGTGCCCACCTCCCATGAAATCTGGAATCCTGTCAGAGGGTATCTGCATGGTGCAGAGTCTGGGATGGAACAGTGCACATCTCCACCTTTTCTGCCCTGAAGGGGGTGGCTGTGCCTTCCTGGGGCAGAGAGTGGGAGGGAGTCACCCAATCACCAGAGGACAGGCCTGGGGCTGCGCCAGTCGCTACAGTTCTACATCTGCACCCAAATCTTGATCTCAGCGCAATTATTGTCTTagctgtataaatattttaacccCATGCAAGTTGAATATTGCATGCCttcaagaaaagaagaacaaaatcaaTCTACTCTTCACTGAAATAGGATACATAGATTTCAAGAAGAGTTGAGGATCTAATTATTCCCAACAACCATGTGAAGAGTGTGAATGAGAACACTTAcgtgttatttattatttggaaCCGTTCACCTTTCTTAAATGAAAGGTCATCTGTAGTTCTAGCTTCATAGTCATATAAGGCCACAAATACAGTAACACCAccttaggaaaaataaaaaaaataccatatgATATAGCATTAATGTTGCAACACTTGATTTAAGGACTTAAGAAACAACTCATCAATTTAGATTTGAAAGCAACTAAACACTCTGGGTTGTATCTCATCTTGGAAGACGGATTAATAATCtgctaattttttaaaatggagcAATGCCTATAAACAGACATCCTAAAAACATGCTTCCACACCAAAAAAGGCCACTAGATACATCGCTGAAACTACACTAATAATTACAGCACTTATATACAGAAACCTGCATGACATATCAGCGGTAAAAAAATCCCCTAGTTTCTTTATTAGGCTTGTTTCTTGTTAAGAAATGCAATTTCCACGACACCACAATGGTGAACCATCGGCCAATAATTTTTACAGAAGTAGTTTCCTGATGAACTTAGCTATAAATAACTGATGTGTTCCCAACTTTCTGAGGTTACACATTAAAATCTACTCAAGGAactgaaccagaaaaaaaattattcttgtagGGTACAAAGACATTTCTCTGCTTTAGGActaactatttttttaattccccaGCCGTGAAACAGACTCTTGCTGAGGACGATACATCAGTGCATTACTCTAGAGAACAAGGACCAAGACAGGTCACAGGAGGAACAGCTGTGCTCCACCAACCCTGTGGGATTTGCTTCCCCATCCCACTTCTGGTATAGGGCACGTTGTTGAACGTGTCCCACAAACCGGACAGATGTGAGAGAGATGGATGGTAGGAAGAATCCTACATTGACTGGTAGGAAAATTTTTTCTACACTTCAAAGAACTAATCTACAAAACTGGGCtaaaagaagaagagggaaaggagaccAGGCTACTTGAGATGCACAAGCTACTGTAACTAGGAGAAAGTTAAATAGAAAACTGCAAATGGACAAttcaaaaagactttttaagCTCCTGAAATGCTATTTAACAGTCTAATGGACATTTAAGAAGCCTGATGATAGTCCAAGcaataacttatttttaaatgtataataCTATATCTCTAATATGCACCAGGACATATACGGAAGTCCACCAACAGAAACATGTTGCACCTAATTTTAGATCTTACAATTAACATGATCTGAAAGGAAGAATACATAATGCAACAGGGATAGTCTATATCTAATATTCTTTTGCAATGTAGACTTTTTGATGCAAGAGCTCCTAATcccttaaatattttcatttgatttgGAGTCTTCCTGTGATTACAGTCTCTCAGCAGGCCTCAGCTGGAAATGAATTTACAGTTCCTCTaggagaaacagaacaaaatccCCACAGGAGGTTAGAGTAattgaggtgtttttttttaagtgtgattTATGAACTgagaatgaatgaaaatattccctAGAAGTTAACAGCTCCTAACTTAGGTTAAAAATCAACATAGCTCTACCAATTTTCACCTGTATTACTAcattattacattattttgaTGACACAAACTTCTACCTGGAGCAAGAAAATTGTGGGGACACATACCACAttcaaacaaacagaaagcaaacGTTATGGAAATAAACCATCCCCAGGGACATCTtcagcagatgaaaaaaaaatcaataccCTCAAGCCACAATATCACAAAAGTTTTTAACTGCATATAAAGAAATTGGGAGACTCCATGAACCTCAAAACACTTCAGCTACCTTAAAACCTCTTTTTGTTCTTACTCGCAAGTGTTATTTATTTCATGACAACgaataataaaatacttaagGAGAGCAGCGTCAGCACAGAATGTTTTAAGCAAAGATACtgtcaaattattttaagtctcctgcagctgttttctttgtgaatcACTGTGAGGTGATCTAGTTTAGCTGTTTAAGTTATCTGTGACCACAAGACTTCCCTTaaaggttttcctttctttaggTCAGTATTCCCACCCTCTAAACTATGACTGGTTTTGGGGAGAAGACTTTACCTTCTTGTTTAGCATGAGGATTTCAGAGCACTAGTACTTACATAGCTTCATGGAAGGCAAGAACAGCAgtccatttttctgttttgattttcagtAATATTGTATAAATTCAAAGTATCTGATGACTGAGAATGTGTAATACAGAAGCAGTGTGACTAACTcagatttcttctccttttctgctctAGAGGAATAAAAGATGGCTCAACTCTTTTAAGCCTCACTACAGTCCACGATGACAACCATATCATCCTATTGTCACACATCACTGATCAACTGGATAAGTACTACTGACACTTACATCCTGTTTGACAAGCCCATCTATTCTCCTCTCTTGCGAAGCGAAGGGCAACAGAATGTTGCCAGTGTTTTATTCATCACAAATACAAAAAGCTTACAGCCAGATGAAGGTTGTCATCTCATTCAACTCACAAAACCACCCAATTTTGGTGTTCGGTACATTCAGTATTGAAAATCAGTACTGAATGTACCAAATAATTGTTActacaattttatttatttaaaaagtgtgTTTGTTTGAGGATAGGCTAGTTTTACAGAACAAGGAGGAATAATTTCATATGCAATATCATTTTACCTAATTGAAAAACAGTGGGAGCGTTCACACAAATCAGCCTGCCTGCTGATATTGAATTTCACACTGATGAGATGTTAGACTCTCTTTTCATGAGAAATTTCTCTTGTTGAGTCTGCTTAAAGATATAACATGCTTAACTACCAGCAGGAACAGGAACAGGCAAGGGAACACCCCTTCTGGTCTGTGCAGCAAAGGCTTTGTGCTACGTGGGAGGGGCTTTTATATACCTGATGTCTGGTAAAGCCCAAAAGTGCCTACACACACTGCTGGAGGTTCCCACATGAACTAAGAACCAGATCTAGTAAAAAAGAATACACTTAGGTTCTTGGAGGAGATGAGTACAATAAACTTCCCTCAGTAGAGCTAATAAATATAAAGAAGTGCTGCccttatttaatttctttatatgTTCATCCAAAATGGAGATTCAGAGCTGACTCATAAATTTTGAGACAGGCTAGATgctcattttaattatttggtttttaatgaattccaaagaaaaggaatatgAGGTCACCATTACCTGACAATTCATATTTGGTTTCTGAATTGCTTAATGTCAAGGTCAGAGTGGGTTTTCATGGATCTCAAATTTCTTGTGTTTAAAAGACTTTAAATGCCACCGTaacaaaggaaacatttaaGCACTGTAATTGTGCCAACATTAGAGGTTTGTGGGAAAACTAGAAATAGTctaataagaaattatttactctgTTTTGTGAAGTCTGTTCAAAGCTTCTAGAATAAATTAGTGtttctttcttgtctctctctcaaaaaaagaataaatcacaGCTTCCTCTCAAAAATATCCATCAAAACTATGAAATTAGCCATGTGcacaaaatcaatattttttgtaataaagTTTTAAGATTTTGATGTAAAGGTGGGTTTATAACATCAAGATGTGCatgctgctttaaaatgttgtaTCTTCTATATCTCAGTCAAGAAGGTCTCTGTGCCTTGCAAattctatttttacattttcaattttGGTTTTCATATGACCACCAACAATGAGATTTCTGCTCTTTTGTTTCACACATGTTGTTTATATAGTAGAATATACTGCATATCCTGCTTAGCTTTATAAATAAACAGATTCAATGTTGTATTAATATAACTCACAGCTAATCAAGCCTGAAACCCAGTTTAAAATATCAATTTCCTGAATCtgaagtgttttttattttgtacctCTCTCCaagtttaaagccattatccCATCTCCTACATTCAACAGCTTAGAACTTCTAACACAATTTCATCAATTCCCATTATTGTCTTTAATAAGTCTCAAATTTCTCTGTGCTGCCATCCTAATTACcaccacaaaaaataaaaagcctaaATACCAAAGCCTCAAGCCCCAGGCACCCAGACTGAATTATTATCTAGCAATAAAGATATTGAAAATCAGAAATCTGTAAAAGGTAATTTATTGCAATTTATCTCCATGTGTCATAGTATTTTTTGACTATGACTCTCAAGCTGCTataataacaaa is part of the Chiroxiphia lanceolata isolate bChiLan1 chromosome 1, bChiLan1.pri, whole genome shotgun sequence genome and encodes:
- the YES1 gene encoding tyrosine-protein kinase Yes, with protein sequence MGCIKSKEGKGPAMKYRTENAPEPVISHVSHYGSDSSQATQSPSIKGSAVNFNSHSMTPFGGPSGMTPFGGASSSFSAVPSPYPSTLTGGVTVFVALYDYEARTTDDLSFKKGERFQIINNTEGDWWEARSIATGKTGYIPSNYVAPADSIQAEEWYFGKMGRKDAERLLLNPGNQRGIFLVRESETTKGAYSLSIRDWDEVRGDNVKHYKIRKLDNGGYYITTRAQFESLQKLVKHYREHADGLCHKLTTVCPTVKPQTQGLAKDAWEIPRESLRLEVKLGQGCFGEVWMGTWNGTTKVAIKTLKPGTMMPEAFLQEAQIMKKLRHDKLVPLYAVVSEEPIYIVTEFMTKGSLLDFLKEGEGKYLKLPQLVDMAAQIADGMAYIERMNYIHRDLRAANILVGDNLVCKIADFGLARLIEDNEYTARQGAKFPIKWTAPEAALYGRFTIKSDVWSFGILLTELVTKGRVPYPGMVNREVLEQVERGYRMPCPQGCPESLHELMKLCWKKDPDERPTFEYIQSFLEDYFTATEPQYQPGDNL